A region of Planctomycetota bacterium DNA encodes the following proteins:
- the murB gene encoding UDP-N-acetylmuramate dehydrogenase, giving the protein MPSAPSTLSILPAPIPTWFGVGGHAERLAHAASADDVRQCLELDPRARILGDGANLLVDDDGVPELVIATAHMARVEFHAPDTCLAQAGADLPKLIHECVRRGLAGLEGLTGIPATVGGAVIMNAGGAFGQIADAVHRVHALSRDGRPRTIDRADIAFDYRHSGLAPLVVTAVEFRLSPGDPEALRAKVKDVMAYKKTSQPLAARSAGCCFKNPTLPHDLRDGAGDIGQAGRRVSAGLLIDRAGLKGLRLRGAEVSTRHANFLTPLPGGAARDVIDLMAEVERRVFDTFGVRLEREVVVWSRHA; this is encoded by the coding sequence ATGCCGTCCGCCCCGTCAACGCTGTCGATCCTCCCCGCCCCGATCCCGACGTGGTTCGGCGTGGGCGGGCACGCCGAGCGCCTCGCGCACGCCGCCTCCGCCGATGACGTCCGCCAGTGCCTCGAGCTCGACCCGCGCGCCCGCATCCTGGGCGACGGGGCCAACCTGCTGGTCGACGACGACGGCGTGCCCGAACTGGTCATCGCCACCGCGCACATGGCCCGCGTCGAGTTCCACGCCCCCGACACCTGCCTCGCCCAGGCCGGCGCCGACCTCCCGAAACTCATCCACGAGTGCGTCCGGCGCGGCCTTGCCGGGCTCGAGGGCCTCACGGGCATCCCCGCCACCGTCGGCGGGGCCGTCATCATGAACGCCGGCGGCGCCTTCGGCCAGATCGCCGACGCCGTCCACCGCGTGCACGCGCTCTCCCGCGACGGGCGCCCCCGCACCATCGACCGCGCCGACATCGCGTTCGACTACCGGCACTCGGGCCTCGCCCCGCTCGTCGTCACCGCCGTGGAGTTCCGACTTTCGCCGGGCGATCCCGAGGCCCTGCGCGCCAAGGTCAAGGACGTGATGGCGTACAAGAAGACCAGCCAGCCCCTCGCCGCGCGTTCCGCCGGCTGCTGCTTCAAGAACCCGACCCTCCCGCACGACCTGCGCGACGGCGCGGGCGACATCGGGCAGGCCGGCCGTCGTGTCTCGGCGGGGTTGCTCATCGACCGTGCCGGCCTCAAGGGCCTGCGCCTCCGCGGGGCCGAGGTCAGCACCCGGCACGCGAACTTCCTCACGCCCCTGCCCGGGGGCGCGGCCCGCGACGTCATCGACCTCATGGCCGAGGTCGAACGCCGCGTCTTCGACACGTTCGGCGTCCGCCTCGAGCGCGAGGTCGTCGTCTGGAGCCGCCACGCATGA
- a CDS encoding D-alanine--D-alanine ligase, which produces MTRVLVLGGGPDAEREVSLESSRCVAEALASLPGLTVHREVIARLTLPELRALPGEVIFPALHGPFGEGGPLQDLLELDARPFVGCRPHAARLAMDKVATKLAAARAGVPTAEALILNTADPACPMPPPVVVKPVHEGSSVGVHICRTHDDWSRARAAAVSDRAAHPARTYMVERAILGGREVTVGVLDGAAFAPVEIRPATEFYDYQAKYTRDDTTYVVDPDLPAGVSARLREHAVTLARAIGVRHLCRVDFLLDAASNPWLLEVNTMPGFTTHSLLPMGAQHAGLSFAALCHRLVQFAQRDHPAA; this is translated from the coding sequence ATGACCCGTGTGCTTGTCCTGGGAGGCGGGCCGGACGCCGAACGCGAGGTCTCGCTCGAATCCTCGCGCTGCGTCGCCGAGGCCCTCGCGAGCCTCCCGGGCCTCACCGTCCATCGCGAGGTCATCGCCCGCCTCACCCTCCCCGAACTGCGCGCCCTGCCCGGCGAGGTCATCTTCCCCGCGCTGCACGGCCCGTTCGGCGAAGGCGGCCCGCTCCAGGACCTCCTCGAACTCGACGCCCGCCCCTTCGTCGGCTGCCGCCCGCACGCCGCCCGCCTCGCGATGGACAAGGTCGCGACCAAGCTCGCCGCCGCCCGCGCGGGCGTGCCGACCGCCGAAGCCCTCATCCTCAACACCGCCGACCCCGCGTGCCCGATGCCGCCGCCCGTCGTGGTGAAGCCGGTGCACGAAGGATCATCGGTGGGCGTGCACATCTGCCGCACGCACGACGATTGGTCGCGCGCCCGCGCCGCGGCCGTGAGCGATCGGGCCGCCCACCCGGCGCGCACCTACATGGTCGAGCGTGCGATCCTCGGCGGGCGCGAGGTCACCGTGGGCGTGCTCGACGGCGCCGCGTTCGCGCCCGTGGAGATCCGCCCCGCCACCGAGTTCTACGACTACCAGGCCAAATACACCCGCGACGACACAACGTACGTCGTCGATCCCGACCTGCCCGCCGGCGTCTCCGCCCGACTGCGCGAGCACGCCGTCACCCTCGCGCGCGCCATCGGCGTGCGTCACCTCTGCCGCGTGGACTTCCTGCTCGACGCCGCGTCGAACCCCTGGCTGCTCGAGGTCAACACCATGCCCGGCTTCACCACGCACTCGCTCCTGCCCATGGGCGCACAGCACGCCGGGCTCTCGTTCGCCGCCCTGTGCCATCGCCTCGTACAGTTCGCCCAGCGAGATCACCCCGCCGCGTGA
- a CDS encoding SDR family NAD(P)-dependent oxidoreductase — MTAQPLHARRAVITGASAGIGESVARACAAAGAACVLNARRAPRLEALARELAPAPCRTAPGDCADDAVIAAMLDAARDVALPPREADLVIVNAGRGLNGSVVTSDPAQWEELLRTNILGAGRLIRAAAQRMLREIGERSGPGVLDRPRDIVVIGSVVGRHVSPFSSMYGGTKFAVHAMAEGVRREVAAKGIRVTLIEPGFVVSEFQGVAGYDPAWVQGVFDKIGPPLTPDDVARAVLFAASQPPGVHVSDILIRPTRQDYP, encoded by the coding sequence ATGACCGCCCAACCACTGCACGCCCGCCGCGCCGTCATCACCGGCGCATCCGCCGGAATCGGCGAGTCCGTCGCCCGCGCCTGCGCCGCCGCCGGCGCCGCGTGCGTGCTCAACGCCCGGCGCGCCCCGCGCCTGGAAGCACTGGCGCGCGAGCTCGCCCCCGCGCCGTGCCGCACCGCCCCGGGCGACTGCGCCGACGACGCGGTGATCGCCGCAATGCTCGACGCCGCCCGTGACGTCGCGCTCCCACCGCGCGAGGCCGACCTCGTCATCGTCAACGCCGGGCGGGGGCTCAACGGGTCGGTCGTCACCAGCGACCCCGCGCAGTGGGAGGAACTGCTCCGCACCAACATCCTCGGCGCGGGCCGCCTCATCCGCGCCGCCGCCCAGCGCATGCTGCGCGAGATCGGCGAGCGCAGCGGCCCGGGCGTCCTCGACCGCCCCCGCGACATCGTCGTCATCGGCTCGGTCGTCGGGCGGCACGTCTCGCCCTTCTCCTCGATGTACGGCGGCACGAAGTTCGCCGTCCACGCCATGGCCGAGGGCGTCCGGCGTGAAGTTGCCGCCAAGGGCATCCGCGTCACGCTCATCGAGCCCGGCTTCGTCGTGTCGGAGTTCCAGGGCGTCGCCGGCTACGACCCCGCGTGGGTGCAGGGCGTCTTTGACAAGATCGGTCCGCCGCTGACCCCCGACGACGTCGCCCGGGCCGTGCTCTTCGCCGCCAGCCAGCCTCCGGGCGTGCACGTCTCTGACATTCTCATCCGCCCGACGCGCCAGGACTATCCGTGA
- a CDS encoding Glu/Leu/Phe/Val dehydrogenase translates to MSSATASKKSPKTVTKSAAKSPAKGAGGAKAPDTYSHPIFDELSLPTDANNLYRQTVGSMLQAADMMNLPHQLKIILSQPKNEIMVHFPVRMDDGEYRLFKGYRVQHNNALGPYKGGLRFHHDVHLDDVKSLAFLMTMKCSLVGVPFGGGKGGIKVDPYKQSKGEMERIVRRFTAAISHQIGPDYDIPAPDVGSNSQHMAWIADTYAFLSEVGGRQPEAVITGKPVEFGGSLGREKATGQGVVDTLAEMLPEIGIDIKGCKVSILGYGNVGSWTGKIMADRGAKIVAVMDHTGAILNESGLDAHALATHCQKVGGVAGFRNAEAIDKEEFYSTKVDVFVPAALEQMIQEPEAKLLNCKVVAEGANAPTTPAGERVLEQRGIEVLPAILCNAGGVTVSYFEWVQNKTCQAWDLEHVDSMLNKHMIKAASKTREARKKYKCGLRTAAYAAALERLRAAYEIRGLFP, encoded by the coding sequence ATGAGCAGCGCGACCGCGTCGAAGAAGAGCCCGAAGACTGTGACGAAGAGCGCGGCGAAGTCGCCGGCGAAGGGAGCGGGCGGGGCGAAGGCGCCGGACACGTACTCGCACCCGATCTTCGACGAGCTGTCGCTGCCGACCGACGCGAACAACCTGTACCGGCAGACGGTGGGGAGCATGCTGCAGGCGGCGGACATGATGAACCTGCCGCACCAGTTGAAGATCATCCTGTCGCAGCCGAAGAACGAGATCATGGTGCACTTCCCGGTGCGGATGGACGACGGGGAGTACCGGCTGTTCAAGGGGTACCGGGTGCAGCACAACAACGCGCTCGGGCCGTACAAGGGCGGGCTGCGGTTTCACCACGACGTGCACCTGGACGACGTGAAGAGCCTGGCGTTCCTGATGACGATGAAGTGCTCGCTGGTGGGCGTGCCGTTCGGCGGTGGCAAGGGCGGCATCAAGGTCGATCCGTACAAGCAGAGCAAGGGGGAGATGGAGCGGATCGTGCGTCGGTTCACGGCGGCGATCTCGCACCAGATCGGGCCCGACTACGACATCCCCGCGCCGGACGTGGGGAGCAACTCGCAGCACATGGCGTGGATCGCGGACACGTACGCGTTCCTGAGCGAGGTGGGCGGGCGTCAGCCGGAGGCGGTCATTACGGGCAAGCCGGTGGAGTTCGGCGGGAGCCTGGGGCGCGAGAAGGCGACGGGGCAGGGCGTGGTCGACACGCTGGCCGAGATGCTGCCCGAGATCGGGATCGACATCAAGGGGTGCAAGGTCAGCATCCTGGGCTACGGCAACGTGGGCTCGTGGACGGGCAAGATCATGGCCGACCGGGGCGCGAAGATCGTCGCGGTGATGGACCACACGGGGGCGATCCTGAACGAGAGCGGGCTGGACGCGCACGCGCTGGCGACGCACTGCCAGAAGGTGGGCGGGGTGGCCGGGTTCCGCAACGCGGAGGCGATCGACAAGGAAGAGTTCTACTCGACGAAGGTCGACGTGTTCGTGCCGGCGGCGCTGGAGCAGATGATCCAGGAGCCCGAGGCGAAGCTGCTGAACTGCAAGGTGGTGGCGGAGGGCGCGAACGCCCCCACCACGCCGGCGGGCGAGCGCGTGCTGGAGCAGCGGGGCATCGAGGTGCTGCCGGCGATCCTGTGCAACGCGGGCGGCGTCACGGTGTCGTACTTCGAGTGGGTCCAGAACAAGACCTGCCAGGCGTGGGACCTCGAGCACGTCGACTCGATGCTCAACAAGCACATGATCAAGGCGGCGTCGAAGACGCGCGAGGCGCGCAAGAAGTACAAGTGCGGGCTGCGGACGGCGGCGTACGCGGCGGCGCTGGAGCGTCTGCGGGCGGCGTACGAGATCCGCGGGCTGTTCCCCTGA
- a CDS encoding SUMF1/EgtB/PvdO family nonheme iron enzyme yields the protein MRTPAESWFSVLSLCAAFALAAVLTPAPALAQPGWVDPVSGQQFVRITHPGNAAYSGFDPFGYTTGRGSVGYEYNIARMEVTTGQWLEFFNTFMTRAQPVPWLWEPGNWGAQVDPDYQGPGTRYRLRNIADAAGIGAHAVSWRTAAMYCNWLHNNKSTDLAAIQNGAYDTSTFVNLGNGQWTDQVTRSEGARYWIPSLDEWLKAAHWDPNNLNNNGWWTYSNGSETPLTYGPPPAFGGDGTGQANSGFTLPGFRHYDIPLGSYPDTPSVWGLLDIAGGGSEWTEGVLMTQPPFGNYRINEGSRAGGTGGGDSVYGIGGGQYPYSTAGDFNLRLASSLPHPGTL from the coding sequence ATGCGAACACCCGCCGAATCGTGGTTCTCGGTCCTCTCGCTGTGCGCGGCCTTTGCCCTGGCCGCTGTGCTCACCCCAGCCCCCGCACTCGCCCAGCCGGGCTGGGTCGATCCGGTGTCGGGCCAACAGTTCGTCCGCATCACGCACCCGGGCAACGCGGCGTACAGCGGCTTTGACCCCTTCGGCTACACCACCGGGCGCGGCTCGGTCGGGTACGAATACAACATCGCCCGGATGGAAGTCACCACCGGCCAGTGGCTGGAGTTCTTCAACACGTTCATGACGCGCGCGCAGCCCGTGCCGTGGCTGTGGGAGCCGGGCAACTGGGGCGCGCAGGTCGACCCGGACTACCAGGGCCCGGGCACGCGCTACCGCCTGCGGAACATCGCCGACGCGGCGGGCATCGGGGCCCACGCCGTGTCGTGGCGGACCGCCGCGATGTACTGCAACTGGCTGCATAACAACAAGTCCACCGACCTCGCGGCGATCCAGAACGGCGCATACGACACCTCAACGTTCGTGAACCTCGGCAACGGCCAGTGGACCGACCAGGTGACGCGGAGCGAGGGCGCACGCTACTGGATCCCGAGCCTCGACGAGTGGCTGAAGGCCGCCCACTGGGATCCCAATAATCTAAACAACAACGGCTGGTGGACGTACAGCAACGGGAGCGAGACGCCGCTGACCTACGGCCCGCCGCCCGCGTTCGGGGGCGACGGCACCGGCCAGGCCAACAGCGGGTTCACGCTGCCCGGCTTCCGGCATTATGACATCCCGCTGGGCAGTTACCCCGACACGCCGTCAGTCTGGGGCCTGCTCGACATCGCAGGCGGTGGGAGTGAGTGGACGGAGGGGGTGCTGATGACCCAACCACCGTTCGGTAATTACCGGATCAATGAAGGTTCTCGCGCAGGCGGCACTGGCGGAGGGGACTCGGTGTACGGGATTGGAGGCGGACAATACCCGTACAGCACGGCAGGCGATTTTAATCTTCGCTTAGCATCCAGTTTGCCGCATCCTGGTACATTATAG